A region of Oncorhynchus masou masou isolate Uvic2021 chromosome 29, UVic_Omas_1.1, whole genome shotgun sequence DNA encodes the following proteins:
- the LOC135520699 gene encoding small ribosomal subunit protein mS29-like isoform X1 encodes MALQRLSLRLRQTVAQVRPLHCSGCGQQQEAVGMEMRPETFSIFRTQENDPACQSEQHLGQYYTVPPSHFHTVFPHGLPPRYQQQVKTFNEGCVMVRQPALELISHLKRADYSKPTLHYLLYGVKGSGKTMSLCHTVHYCSTQGWLVLHIPDAHLWVKNCKELLPSSYHASRFDQPIQASNWLRNFRTTNEHFLSKIKLRQRYVWTKRESTEEGRPLGELVDMGVSRVKSSSDVVGAVLKELRLQAGGTEGGFRLAVAVDGVNGLWGRTTLKKEDKSPVAPEELTLVHNLRKMISNDWCGGAVIATLSQTGSLYAPSSAYLPQELLGEEGFDSMDPFVPVPVSLYSEKEFESSYLYYLDRHWLQHPHSQTEEGKKELIFLSNRNPSVLERLCAFL; translated from the exons GTAGCGCAGGTGCGGCCGCTCCATTGCAGTGGGTGTGGCCAGCAGCAGGAGGCGGTTGGCATGGAGATGAGACCGGAGACATTCTCCATCTTCAGAACACAGGAGAACGACCCG gCTTGTCAGTCAGAACAGCACCTAGGGCAGTATTACACTGTGCCCCCCTCCCACTTCCACACTGTCTTCCCCCATGGCCTGCCTCCACGATACCAAcaacag GTGAAGACGTTTAACGAGGGCTGTGTGATGGTGAGGCAGCCTGCTCTAGAGCTGATATCTCACCTGAAGAGAGCTGACTACAGCAAGCCCACCCTGCACTACCTACTCT ATGGGGTGAAGGGCAGTGGGAAGACCATGTCTCTCTGTCATACTGTCCACTACTGCTCCACACAGGGATGGCTAGTACTACACATACCagatg CCCACCTGTGGGTGAAGAACTGTAAGGAGCTGTTGCCCTCCTCCTACCACGCCTCCCGCTTTGACCAGCCAATACAGGCCTCCAACTGGCTACGCAACTTCAGAACCACCAATGAACACTTCCTCTCCAAG ATCAAGTTGAGGCAGAGGTACGtgtggacgaagagagagagcACTGAGGAGGGACGGCCACTAGGGGAGCTGGTGGACATG GGCGTGTCTCGTGTGAAGAGCAGCAGTGATGTGGTGGGGGCAGTTCTAAAGGAGCTGAGGCTGCAGGCTGGGGGGACAGAGGGGGGCTTCAGGCTGGCTGTGGCTGTTGATGGAGTCAACGGTCTCTGGGGAAGGACCACGCTCAAGAAGGAGGACAAGAGCCCT gTGGCTCCAGAGGAGTTGACATTGGTTCATAACTTGAGGAAGATGATCAGCAATGACTGG tgtggAGGGGCGGTCATCGCCACGCTGTCTCAGACAGGATCTCTCTACGCTCCAAGCTCTGCCTACCTGCCCCAGGAGCTGCTGGGAGAG GAGGGCTTTGACAGCATGGACCCGTTTGTCCCAGTACCAGTCTCCCTCTACAGTGAGAAGGAGTTTGAGAGCTCTTACCTCTACTACCTGGACCGCCACTGGCTACAACACCCACACA GTcagacagaggaagggaagaaAGAACTGATCTTCCTCAGCAACAGAAACCCTTCTGTACTGGAGAGACTGTgtgccttcctgtaa
- the LOC135520699 gene encoding small ribosomal subunit protein mS29-like isoform X2, with protein sequence MALQRLSLRLRQTVAQVRPLHCSGCGQQQEAVGMEMRPETFSIFRTQENDPACQSEQHLGQYYTVPPSHFHTVFPHGLPPRYQQQVKTFNEGCVMVRQPALELISHLKRADYSKPTLHYLLYGVKGSGKTMSLCHTVHYCSTQGWLVLHIPDAHLWVKNCKELLPSSYHASRFDQPIQASNWLRNFRTTNEHFLSKIKLRQRYVWTKRESTEEGRPLGELVDMGVSRVKSSSDVVGAVLKELRLQAGGTEGGFRLAVAVDGVNGLWGRTTLKKEDKSPVAPEELTLVHNLRKMISNDWCGGAVIATLSQTGSLYAPSSAYLPQELLGEEGFDSMDPFVPVPVSLYSEKEFESSYLYYLDRHWLQHPHRPEP encoded by the exons GTAGCGCAGGTGCGGCCGCTCCATTGCAGTGGGTGTGGCCAGCAGCAGGAGGCGGTTGGCATGGAGATGAGACCGGAGACATTCTCCATCTTCAGAACACAGGAGAACGACCCG gCTTGTCAGTCAGAACAGCACCTAGGGCAGTATTACACTGTGCCCCCCTCCCACTTCCACACTGTCTTCCCCCATGGCCTGCCTCCACGATACCAAcaacag GTGAAGACGTTTAACGAGGGCTGTGTGATGGTGAGGCAGCCTGCTCTAGAGCTGATATCTCACCTGAAGAGAGCTGACTACAGCAAGCCCACCCTGCACTACCTACTCT ATGGGGTGAAGGGCAGTGGGAAGACCATGTCTCTCTGTCATACTGTCCACTACTGCTCCACACAGGGATGGCTAGTACTACACATACCagatg CCCACCTGTGGGTGAAGAACTGTAAGGAGCTGTTGCCCTCCTCCTACCACGCCTCCCGCTTTGACCAGCCAATACAGGCCTCCAACTGGCTACGCAACTTCAGAACCACCAATGAACACTTCCTCTCCAAG ATCAAGTTGAGGCAGAGGTACGtgtggacgaagagagagagcACTGAGGAGGGACGGCCACTAGGGGAGCTGGTGGACATG GGCGTGTCTCGTGTGAAGAGCAGCAGTGATGTGGTGGGGGCAGTTCTAAAGGAGCTGAGGCTGCAGGCTGGGGGGACAGAGGGGGGCTTCAGGCTGGCTGTGGCTGTTGATGGAGTCAACGGTCTCTGGGGAAGGACCACGCTCAAGAAGGAGGACAAGAGCCCT gTGGCTCCAGAGGAGTTGACATTGGTTCATAACTTGAGGAAGATGATCAGCAATGACTGG tgtggAGGGGCGGTCATCGCCACGCTGTCTCAGACAGGATCTCTCTACGCTCCAAGCTCTGCCTACCTGCCCCAGGAGCTGCTGGGAGAG GAGGGCTTTGACAGCATGGACCCGTTTGTCCCAGTACCAGTCTCCCTCTACAGTGAGAAGGAGTTTGAGAGCTCTTACCTCTACTACCTGGACCGCCACTGGCTACAACACCCACACA
- the LOC135520699 gene encoding small ribosomal subunit protein mS29-like isoform X3 — translation MEMRPETFSIFRTQENDPACQSEQHLGQYYTVPPSHFHTVFPHGLPPRYQQQVKTFNEGCVMVRQPALELISHLKRADYSKPTLHYLLYGVKGSGKTMSLCHTVHYCSTQGWLVLHIPDAHLWVKNCKELLPSSYHASRFDQPIQASNWLRNFRTTNEHFLSKIKLRQRYVWTKRESTEEGRPLGELVDMGVSRVKSSSDVVGAVLKELRLQAGGTEGGFRLAVAVDGVNGLWGRTTLKKEDKSPVAPEELTLVHNLRKMISNDWCGGAVIATLSQTGSLYAPSSAYLPQELLGEEGFDSMDPFVPVPVSLYSEKEFESSYLYYLDRHWLQHPHSQTEEGKKELIFLSNRNPSVLERLCAFL, via the exons ATGGAGATGAGACCGGAGACATTCTCCATCTTCAGAACACAGGAGAACGACCCG gCTTGTCAGTCAGAACAGCACCTAGGGCAGTATTACACTGTGCCCCCCTCCCACTTCCACACTGTCTTCCCCCATGGCCTGCCTCCACGATACCAAcaacag GTGAAGACGTTTAACGAGGGCTGTGTGATGGTGAGGCAGCCTGCTCTAGAGCTGATATCTCACCTGAAGAGAGCTGACTACAGCAAGCCCACCCTGCACTACCTACTCT ATGGGGTGAAGGGCAGTGGGAAGACCATGTCTCTCTGTCATACTGTCCACTACTGCTCCACACAGGGATGGCTAGTACTACACATACCagatg CCCACCTGTGGGTGAAGAACTGTAAGGAGCTGTTGCCCTCCTCCTACCACGCCTCCCGCTTTGACCAGCCAATACAGGCCTCCAACTGGCTACGCAACTTCAGAACCACCAATGAACACTTCCTCTCCAAG ATCAAGTTGAGGCAGAGGTACGtgtggacgaagagagagagcACTGAGGAGGGACGGCCACTAGGGGAGCTGGTGGACATG GGCGTGTCTCGTGTGAAGAGCAGCAGTGATGTGGTGGGGGCAGTTCTAAAGGAGCTGAGGCTGCAGGCTGGGGGGACAGAGGGGGGCTTCAGGCTGGCTGTGGCTGTTGATGGAGTCAACGGTCTCTGGGGAAGGACCACGCTCAAGAAGGAGGACAAGAGCCCT gTGGCTCCAGAGGAGTTGACATTGGTTCATAACTTGAGGAAGATGATCAGCAATGACTGG tgtggAGGGGCGGTCATCGCCACGCTGTCTCAGACAGGATCTCTCTACGCTCCAAGCTCTGCCTACCTGCCCCAGGAGCTGCTGGGAGAG GAGGGCTTTGACAGCATGGACCCGTTTGTCCCAGTACCAGTCTCCCTCTACAGTGAGAAGGAGTTTGAGAGCTCTTACCTCTACTACCTGGACCGCCACTGGCTACAACACCCACACA GTcagacagaggaagggaagaaAGAACTGATCTTCCTCAGCAACAGAAACCCTTCTGTACTGGAGAGACTGTgtgccttcctgtaa